One genomic segment of Virgibacillus doumboii includes these proteins:
- the gpr gene encoding GPR endopeptidase, with amino-acid sequence MDENEERYQVRTDLAVEAKDMYVEKEAKEQEIKGVTTKEREEDNITISYVDIDAEGEKLIGKKPGSYVTIYADGVKKQDTKRQESAAKIFAKELEQLLEKNNVPNDGYGLIVGLGNWNVTPDALGPMTVEKVLVTSHLFKLEHESVSEGYRPVAAVTPGVMGVTGMETSDIIFGIVEKFNPDFVIAVDALASRSIERVNETIQLSDAGIHPGSGVGNKRKELSQDTLGIPVFAVGVPTVVDAVTIASDTIDFILKHFGRELKEKDNPSKSLTPAGLTFGDKEFTEEDLPDEEKRKTFMGIVGGLTEEEKRSLIKEVLTPIGHNLMVTPKEVDGFMKDMGTLIANGLNACLHETVTIENSASYTR; translated from the coding sequence ATGGATGAAAATGAAGAAAGATACCAGGTGCGTACAGACCTCGCTGTAGAGGCAAAGGATATGTATGTTGAAAAGGAAGCTAAAGAGCAGGAGATAAAAGGTGTTACAACAAAAGAAAGAGAAGAAGATAATATAACTATTTCATATGTTGATATTGACGCTGAAGGCGAAAAACTTATTGGGAAAAAACCTGGATCATACGTTACGATTTATGCTGATGGTGTGAAAAAGCAGGATACAAAGCGCCAGGAATCTGCTGCAAAAATATTTGCTAAGGAACTTGAGCAATTGCTCGAGAAGAACAATGTTCCCAATGATGGGTACGGCTTAATAGTAGGACTTGGAAACTGGAATGTTACTCCGGATGCACTGGGTCCAATGACAGTGGAAAAAGTACTTGTCACAAGTCATCTGTTCAAGTTGGAACACGAGTCGGTCTCGGAAGGTTATCGTCCGGTTGCTGCGGTTACACCAGGGGTAATGGGTGTTACCGGAATGGAGACAAGTGATATTATTTTCGGGATTGTTGAAAAATTTAATCCGGATTTTGTCATAGCGGTTGATGCGCTTGCATCAAGGTCAATTGAACGTGTGAACGAGACAATCCAATTATCTGATGCGGGGATTCATCCTGGTTCCGGAGTTGGCAATAAGCGTAAAGAATTAAGTCAGGATACATTGGGAATACCGGTTTTTGCGGTAGGAGTTCCGACTGTTGTTGATGCAGTGACGATTGCCAGCGATACAATTGATTTTATTTTGAAGCATTTTGGCAGGGAATTAAAAGAAAAAGATAATCCATCAAAATCACTGACACCAGCCGGATTAACATTTGGCGACAAAGAATTCACTGAAGAGGATTTGCCTGATGAAGAAAAACGCAAAACGTTTATGGGAATAGTAGGAGGTTTAACTGAAGAGGAGAAGCGGTCATTGATTAAAGAAGTACTGACACCAATAGGCCATAACTTGATGGTTACGCCTAAGGAAGTTGACGGTTTTATGAAGGATATGGGCACATTGATTGCTAACGGGTTAAATGCTTGCTTGCATGAAACAGTTACTATCGAAAATTCTGCATCGTATACCAGGTGA
- a CDS encoding YqzM family protein, whose product MNEFEQNVQSKNNDVVDSIKGFGFSFVFFVLIFAIGVIFNYVGS is encoded by the coding sequence GTGAACGAGTTCGAACAAAATGTACAGTCAAAAAATAATGACGTTGTCGATTCAATTAAAGGCTTTGGTTTCTCTTTTGTTTTCTTTGTCCTAATTTTTGCCATCGGTGTTATTTTTAATTATGTTGGTTCCTGA
- the rpsT gene encoding 30S ribosomal protein S20, translated as MANIKSAIKRVETNRTKHEQNLQYKSDMRSQIKRIEKLVEAKDVENAKEALQTTIKKIDKAVQKGVIHENNGNRQKSRLSKKVNELSA; from the coding sequence ATGGCCAACATTAAATCTGCAATCAAACGAGTGGAAACAAACAGAACAAAACATGAACAAAATCTGCAATATAAATCAGATATGCGTTCACAAATCAAACGCATTGAAAAATTAGTTGAAGCAAAAGATGTGGAAAATGCAAAAGAAGCATTACAAACAACTATTAAGAAAATTGATAAAGCTGTACAAAAAGGTGTAATCCATGAAAATAACGGTAATCGCCAAAAATCACGCTTATCTAAAAAAGTAAACGAATTGAGTGCGTAA
- the holA gene encoding DNA polymerase III subunit delta gives MKYMDVLQQVKTKQIQPAYLLYGTESYFIQNITKHVKKAVLGENEEDLSTYDLEETPVQEVIADAETYPFFGEKKLIIASNPSFLKAKPDKLPFEHNLEILNQYLTQPVDYSVIIFIAPYEKIDERKRVSKTLKKNGVIAECVPIKDYELRNWINNLAGSLKITIEDDAYELLEAELSTDLHMLRNELSKLSLYAGEGGVVTQEMAESLISHSVNNSSLRLADAVMERDLYQAVSIYKDLVKMKEDPIGLIALLAFQFRTILQVKLLRQKGYSQFQMQKQIGSHPYVIKIALKREGKFTLSRLQVIINKITETDALIKQGKMEQELAFELLLHELVQNNHEAVK, from the coding sequence ATGAAATACATGGATGTACTGCAGCAGGTTAAAACGAAACAGATACAGCCAGCCTATTTATTATATGGAACGGAATCTTATTTCATACAAAATATAACAAAGCATGTCAAAAAAGCAGTATTGGGTGAAAACGAGGAGGACCTGTCTACATATGACCTTGAAGAAACACCCGTCCAGGAAGTGATTGCTGATGCTGAGACATATCCTTTTTTCGGGGAAAAGAAACTAATTATTGCCAGTAATCCTTCATTTTTAAAAGCAAAACCCGATAAATTGCCATTTGAACATAACCTGGAAATATTGAACCAGTATCTTACACAGCCGGTTGACTATTCGGTGATTATATTTATCGCGCCATATGAAAAAATTGATGAACGCAAAAGAGTAAGCAAAACGCTGAAGAAGAATGGCGTTATTGCAGAATGTGTTCCCATTAAGGATTATGAATTAAGAAATTGGATTAACAACCTTGCGGGGAGTTTGAAAATAACAATTGAAGATGATGCATATGAATTGCTTGAAGCAGAGTTGTCAACGGATCTTCATATGTTGCGGAATGAGCTGTCCAAGCTTTCTTTGTATGCTGGTGAAGGCGGTGTAGTTACACAAGAAATGGCCGAAAGTCTAATTTCCCATTCCGTAAATAACTCCTCATTGCGGCTTGCGGACGCTGTAATGGAACGTGATTTATATCAGGCTGTTTCTATTTATAAAGATCTGGTAAAGATGAAGGAAGATCCAATTGGCTTAATTGCATTACTGGCATTTCAATTCCGAACTATTTTACAGGTGAAACTTTTACGACAAAAAGGATATAGTCAGTTTCAAATGCAAAAGCAAATTGGGTCACATCCATATGTAATTAAGATAGCCCTGAAACGAGAGGGTAAATTTACATTAAGCCGCCTGCAGGTAATAATTAATAAAATAACCGAAACAGATGCTTTAATCAAACAGGGGAAAATGGAACAGGAACTGGCTTTTGAACTTTTACTGCACGAATTGGTGCAAAACAACCATGAAGCAGTAAAATAA